In the Wyeomyia smithii strain HCP4-BCI-WySm-NY-G18 chromosome 2, ASM2978416v1, whole genome shotgun sequence genome, one interval contains:
- the LOC129720499 gene encoding uncharacterized protein LOC129720499: MQPLDVAFFAPLKKSWQEELNKWRFENNGAMISRTDFAPLLEKAIDRMANKEASLINGFRKCGLYPFDANALDYELFPKPFDRPSSLTENVPSADDCQAPEMDRNLHFMQMMNKKLTPEKLSLFREQRNNLIWSGPVEDTTMFYFWRNTMDEIEGLPEFIIIDAPFVMIEGDHASFADDSANSLNNEATNTTEDSSFINVPGPDVSDFSNNLSHDSEKPEAEAGKCSKDLSDMLSCL; encoded by the exons ATGCAGCCTTTAGATGTAGCTTTTTTTGCGCCCTTGAAAAAATCATGGCAGGAGGAGCTGAACAAGTGGCGCTTCGAAAATAATGGCGCGATGATTTCAAGAACCGATTTTGCTCCACTTCTAGAGAAAGCTATAGATAGAATGGCAAACAAGGAAGCGTCATTGATCAATGGGTTTCGTAAATGTGGCTTATATCCATTCGATGCGAATGCACTAGATTACGAATTATTTCctaaacctttcgatagaccttCATCCCTCACAGAAAATGTACCATCCGCTGATGACTGTCAAGCCCCAGAGATGGATAGAAATTTGCACTTCATGCAGATGATGAACAAAAAGTTGACACCAGAGAAGCTATCTCTATTTCGAGAACAGCGTAATAATCTTATCTGGTCAGGACCAGTGGAGGATACaacaatgttttatttttggcGTAATACGATGGATGAGATCGAAGGCCTCCCGGAATTCATAATAATCGATGCACCGTTTGTCATGATAGAAGGAGATCACGCTTCATTCGCCGACGATTCCGCTAATTCATTGAATAATGAAGCGACTAATACGACAGAAG ATTCGTCTTTCATCAATGTTCCTGGACCCGATGTGTCCGATTTTAGCAACAACTTAAGCCATGATTCAGAAAAACCAGAAGCAGAAGCAGGTAAATGCTCTAAAGATTTATCGGATATGTTATCGTGTTTGTAA